In Pyrus communis chromosome 8, drPyrComm1.1, whole genome shotgun sequence, one genomic interval encodes:
- the LOC137743657 gene encoding probable disease resistance protein At4g27220: MEIIIAIASKIGECLVTPIGTEFGYLIHYHSNLESLRGEIKKLFDKRDGVQRLVDAAKRNGEIIKPDVQSWLKNVNDDLVKKVLQFEEISKKRRCVYRWSLSRRAYKITQHVLQLQNEGRFENVAHPAPPPEIWSTFKKGFQDFKSRMANMNEVIKGLKREEVRMIGICGMGGVGKTTMVKEIITRLAKLNLFDNIVMATVSQSPSIRTIQSEIADKIDLKFDEESESGRARRLHGRLIDIKKILIVLDDVWTEPDFEAIGLPSADAHKGCKVLLTSRDWEVCNRMGSQPIIAVPTLTTEESQELFREMVGESFNAPDLRSIAKDVVKECGGLPIAIVTVGKALEKKNKREWDDALNQLRNSTPVNIPRVNDKVYSSIKWSYDRLESDEARSCLLLCCLYPEDCDIPIEYLVRYGWVRGYFTSIVTLEDARNRVHSLVDQLKRRFLLLDSDVSEATKMHDVVRDVAISIASRDSHGFLIRSHAENKGWSNLSTYDHYTTISLVGELEIPVGLKCPKLELLQMMKGRFSEGSMDIICDAMKELKVLALVEMEVLGSSRSLGVLKNLQTLCLDGSDFDGMSTDVIGGLENLEILSFRGCASMRELPREIGRLKQLRLLDTTNCWKLEVIPHGIFSGLSRLEELYMMGSFAKWDLGTGREDKRMASISEVMSLSDHLKVLSIEIPPNVIHLLPKDLVLKSPTIKFRICLGTGKLMMMTTYAFENCLVIVESDARELMESQAVGLMLKKSKKLVLGNVKNFSALTELDEEGFQDLKVLYLDHCPNIEYLVNGTSALFPHIQSASQLSNSFLTNLRFLRLSYCGVLKYAFSLSVVRNLVQLEELDIDGCDQMEEIVSKQGRELDEEADMISFHKLTNLNLLGLHNLVGFFQANKIYSNQEETTARVEHQSAGIFEKAIFPSKCISWFPSLEEVRLAYKTFEGVLFDLKIHIVMDGQTSPTFPQLRKLKIYLCSFTHLWKNIPSGFQGFQNLRYLYVTGCFGLDYVFSHLIARKLLNLEEVKIYVCSDMETIVRITEENEEEATKDMILFPKLNTFELKYLRRLTSLCPVGSTFQWSSTKNMHVVRCERLKTLGAVIPQRKKLENKSEKDSTSHDFSASPTRSSNWCPAGCGCTPYSRPNAHRSIEILPRPINSEVTPTNLEDSNDDDDNLENLYVIHCNSMEVIFQLKGPKHEESSHSFEAFNKLRFLRLHKLPSLTRVWETGSSQPMFAGSSFGNLKWLRVYRCNRLKYLFSSSIVKLLVSVEDIKVTNCEQMEEIVAAEEETAEIITLPTVKSIKLKSLPKLKYFCGEAYTLKLPSLELLKVIKVQDLRPFDSKLVDTHNPRLQVKPAFRQEWTRYALD, from the exons ATGGAAATTATAATTGCAATTGCCTCAAAAATTGGAGAATGCTTGGTCACACCAATAGGAACAGAGTTTGGCTATTTGATTCATTACCATTCCAACCTTGAAAGTCTTAGGGGTGAGATAAAAAAGCTTTTTGACAAGAGAGATGGAGTGCAGCGATTGGTAGATGCTGCCAAAAGGAACGGTGAAATCATCAAACCTGATGTTCAGAGTTGGCTAAAGAATGTGAACGACGACCTGGTCAAAAAAGTGTTGCAGTTTGAGGAAATTAGCAAGAAAAGGCGATGTGTGTATCGATGGAGCTTGAGTCGGAGAGCCTATAAGATTACACAACATGTTCTTCAGCTCCAAAACGAAGGAAGATTTGAAAATGTTGCCCATCCTGCACCTCCACCAGAGATATGGTCAACATTCAAGAAAGGTTTTCAGGATTTTAAGTCCAGAATGGCAAACATGAATGAGGTGATAAAGGGTTTGAAGAGGGAAGAAGTACGAATGATCGGGATTTGTGGAATGGGGGGTGTGGGTAAAACCACAATGGTGAAAGAAATCATCACAAGATTGGCAAAGCTGAACCTGTTTGATAATATTGTAATGGCAACTGTGTCTCAAAGTCCAAGTATTAGGACGATCCAGTCGGAAATTGCAGACAAAAtagatttgaaatttgatgagGAATCCGAATCCGGAAGAGCACGAAGGCTACATGGGAGACTCATAGACATAAAAAAGATCCTGATTGTATTAGATGATGTCTGGACAGAGCCTGATTTTGAGGCTATTGGACTCCCTTCTGCAGATGCTCATAAAGGGTGCAAAGTTTTGTTGACATCACGAGATTGGGAAGTCTGCAACAGGATGGGAAGTCAACCAATTATTGCAGTCCCGACTTTAACAACAGAAGAATCACAGGAGCTCTTTCGAGAAATGGTAGGTGAATCCTTCAATGCTCCTGATTTACGTTCCATTGCAAAAGATGTCGTGAAGGAATGTGGAGGTTTACCTATTGCAATTGTAACTGTTGGAAAAGCcctagaaaagaaaaacaagcgTGAATGGGATGATGCCCTTAATCAGCTGCGAAATTCTACCCCAGTGAACATCCCTAGAGTGAATGACAAAGTTTATTCTAGCATAAAATGGAGTTATGATAGATTGGAGAGTGATGAAGCCAGGTCATGTCTTTTACTTTGTTGTTTATATCCAGAAGATTGTGATATTCCAATTGAGTATTTGGTTCGATATGGGTGGGTTCGAGGATATTTTACCAGCATCGTTACTTTGGAAGATGCAagaaatagagtgcattctttGGTTGACCAACTAAAAAGAAGGTTTTTGTTGCTAGATAGTGACGTGAGCGAGGCTACAAAAATGCATGATGTAGTTCGTGATGTTGCCATATCAATTGCTTCAAGAGATTCACATGGATTTTTGATAAGAAGTCATGCTGAAAATAAAGGGTGGTCAAATTTATCTACATATGACCATTACACTACAATCTCACTTGTTGGCGAATTGGAGATTCCAGTTGGTTTGAAATGCCCAAAACTTGAGCTTCTACAGATGATGAAAGGCCGTTTTTCAGAAGGTAGCATGGACATCATTTGTGATGCGATGAAAGAACTGAAGGTTTTAGCTTTGGTGGAAATGGAAGTCCTAGGCTCATCAAGATCACTAGGAGTACTGAAGAACCTGCAGACCTTGTGCCTAGATGGGTCTGACTTTGATGGCATGTCTACTGATGTTATTGGgggtttggagaatttagaaaTCCTCAGCTTTCGTGGTTGTGCTTCCATGCGTGAGTTGCCGAGGGAAATTGGACGACTTAAACAGTTAAGGTTGTTAGATACGACAAACTGTTGGAAACTTGAGGTGATTCCACATGGTATCTTCTCCGGCTTAAGTAGACTTGAAGAGTTGTATATGATGGGTAGCTTTGCTAAATGGGACCTTGGAACAGGAAGAGAAGATAAGAGGATGGCAAGCATTTCTGAGGTGATGTCTCTGTCTGATCATTTGAAGGTTCTATCCATAGAAATACCCCCCAATGTCATCCACTTGTTGCCAAAAGACTTAGTCTTGAAAAGCCCAACAATAAAATTCCGTATATGCTTGGGAACTGGG AAGTTGATGATGATGACAACTTATGCGTTCGAAAATTGTTTGGTGATTGTTGAAAGTGATGCAAGGGAGTTGATGGAGAGTCAAGCAGTTGGACTTATGttgaaaaaatctaaaaaattggTTTTGGGCAATGTTAAGAATTTCTCTGCCCTCACTGAATTAGACGAAGAGGGATTTCAAGATCTGAAAGTTTTGTATCTTGATCATTGTCCAAATATCGAGTATCTTGTAAATGGAACAAGTGCACTCTTTCCTCACATACAATCAGCTAGTCAGCTTTCGAATAGCTTTTTGACCAACCTAAGATTCCTTCGATTGTCATATTGTGGTGTTTTAAAGTATGCCTTTTCACTATCAGTAGTGAGAAACTTGGTACAACTCGAGGAATTAGATATTGATGGATGTGATCAAATGGAAGAAATTGTGTCGAAGCAGGGGAGGGAACTCGATGAGGAAGCCGATATGATATCTTTTCATAAATTAACCAATTTGAATCTCTTGGGTCTACATAATTTGGTTGGTTTCTTCCAAGCTAACAAGATATACTCCAACCAAGAG gaaACAACGGCAAGGGTTGAGCATCAATCTGCAGGAATATTTGAAAAAGCAATATTTCCATCAAAGTGCATTTCATGGTTTCCAAGTTTAGAAGAGGTACGATTGGCATATAAGACGTTTGAAGGCGTGCTATTTGATCTGAAAATCCATATAGTTATGGATGGGCAGACATCTCCAACATTTCCCCAGTTACGTAAGTTGAAGATATACCTTTGTTCGTTTACACACTTGTGGAAAAACATTCCGTCTGGATTCCAGGGCTTCCAAAATTTGAGATATTTGTATGTGACTGGATGTTTTGGTCTAGATTATGTGTTCTCGCATTTAATTGCCCGAAAACTTTTGAATCTTGAAGAGGTAAAGATATATGTATGTTCGGACATGGAAACTATAGTCAGAATCACAGAGGAAAATGAAGAAGAGGCGACAAAAGACATGATTTTGTTTCCGAAACTGAACACATTTGAACTAAAATATCTGCGTCGTCTCACAAGTCTTTGTCCAGTGGGATCTACATTTCAATGGTCATCCACAAAAAATATGCACGTGGTAAGATGTGAAAGATTGAAGACATTGGGTGCTGTAATTCCACAAAGAAAGAAGTTGGAGAATAAGTCTGAGAAGGATTCAACAAGTCATGATTTCAGCGCTTCTCCAACACGTTCATCAAATTGGTGCCCAGCTGGATGTGGATGCACACCATATTCAAGACCTAACGCCCACCGCTCTATTGAAATATTGCCACGTCCAATTAATTCGGAG GTTACACCAACTAATCTTGAGGACtcaaatgatgatgatgataatctTGAAAATCTTTATGTAATTCACTGTAATTCAATGGAAGTGATTTTCCAACTCAAGGGACCGAAGCATGAAGAAAGTAGTCACTCTTTTGAAGCATTCAATAAATTGAGGTTCTTGCGGTTACATAAGTTGCCAAGTTTAACGCGTGTTTGGGAGACGGGTAGTTCACAACCGATGTTCGCAGGAAGCAGCTTCGGAAACTTGAAATGGTTGAGGGTCTATCGTTGCAACCGGTTGAAATACTTGTTTTCGTCGTCCATAGTCAAACTCCTTGTGAGTGTAGAGGACATAAAAGTTACGAACTGTGAGCAGATGGAAGAAATCGTTGCCGCAGAAGAAGAAACAGCTGAAATAATTACATTACCTACAGTGAAGTCCATCAAGCTTAAAAGTCTGCCAAAACTCAAGTATTTTTGTGGCGAAGCTTATACTTTGAAGTTGCCGTCTTTGGAGTTACTGAAGGTTATTAAAGTGCAAGACTTAAGGCCATTTGATTCTAAGCTTGTTGACACGCATAATCCCCGATTGCAAGTAAAACCCGCATTTCGACAGGAATGGACAAGGTATGCTTTAGATTAA